One window from the genome of Yarrowia lipolytica chromosome 1B, complete sequence encodes:
- a CDS encoding uncharacterized protein (Compare to YALI0B08118g, weakly similar to KLLA0C06072g Kluyveromyces lactis): MLRIARTLNRSPLASPLARGIHQSTPKTNPSPLLSSTPTQYSSMKVASLKDECRRRGLRLGGRKADLIERLASHDFSTVSKRAVVSTPNPVAAPAQTATAAGATATLTRVRLITSSAPTLAQGDTSTIDFCKLPHTGMPADAPRIKIPTSPDAYGEVARYGSHAITNDRKVAESVAEDELHSKQPQEIHYASGHVVRSFAGDHSSETGDHDFSTNDKLVLGGIVGAVGFWWFLGLEGKVE, translated from the coding sequence ATGCTACGAATCGCCCGAACCCTTAACCGGAGTCCCCTGGCCTCTCCCCTGGCCCGGGGCATCCACCAATCGACCCCCAAAACCAACCCTAGCCCTCTGCTGTCCTCAACCCCTACCCAGTATTCGTCCATGAAAGTTGCttctctcaaggacgagtgCCGACGACGGGGACTGCGATTGGGTGGCCGAAAGGCTGACCTAATCGAACGACTCGCGTCACATGACTTTTCCACTGTTAGTAAGCGGGCCGTTGTCTCGACTCCTAACCCCGTCGCTGCCCCCGCCCAGACCGCAACCGCTGCCGGCGCCACAGCTACCCTAACCCGTGTCCGGCTGATTACATCTTCGGCCCCTACCCTGGCCCAGGGAGATACCTCCACCATCGACTTTTGCAAGCTGCCTCACACCGGTATGCCCGCCGATGCGCCCCGAATCAAGATTCCTACTTCGCCCGATGCTTACGGCGAGGTGGCCCGATACGGATCCCACGCGATTACTAATGACCGAAAGGTTGCTGAGTCAGTGGCCGAGGACGAGCTGCACAGTAAGCAGCCCCAGGAGATCCACTACGCgtccggtcacgtggtccgGTCGTTTGCCGGCGACCACTCGTCCGAGACTGGTGACCACGACTTTTCCACCAACGACAAGCTTGTTTTGGGTGGCATTGTCGGCGCTGTCGGTTTCTGGTGGTTTCTGGGACTCGAGGGAAAGGTGGagtag
- a CDS encoding uncharacterized protein (Compare to YALI0B08140g, similar to uniprot|P18408 Saccharomyces cerevisiae YPR167c MET16 Phosphoadenosine phosphosulfate reductase (EC 1.8.4.8) (PAPS reductase thioredoxin dependent) (PAdoPS reductase) (3 - phosphoadenylylsulfate reductase), similar to Saccharomyces cerevisiae MET16 (YPR167C); ancestral locus Anc_7.523) has product MSISVSTSQLDHYNALLSQLEPQQIIQWAVLTFPNLFQTTAFGLTGLVSTDMISKLEQSRGGHAVDLIFLDTLYHFDETLQLVDRVQAKYPSAKIHRFRPEGFESRAEFEKVYGDSLFDTNDDLYDYLVKVEPSQRAYKELDVVAVLTGRRKSQGDARDSLKIVEIEAETNLIKINPLANWSFAQVKNYIDSNDVPYNSLLDKGYRSVGDFHSTVPVKEGENERAGRWKGKQKTECGIHQQKRFAQFSGVNVRAI; this is encoded by the coding sequence ATGTCTATCTCTGTGTCGACGTCGCAACTGGACCACTACAACGCGCTGCTGAGTCAGCTGGAGCCGCAACAGATCATTCAATGGGCGGTGCTCACCTTCCCCAACTTGTTCCAGACCACGGCGTTTGGACTCACGGGATTAGTCAGCACTGACATGATCAGCAAGCTGGagcagtcacgtggcggCCACGCTGTCGATCTTATTTTTCTCGACACCCTGTACCATTTCGACGAAACGCTGCAGCTGGTCGACCGGGTCCAGGCCAAGTACCCATCGGCGAAAATCCACAGATTCCGACCCGAGGGCTTCGAGTCGCGTGCGGAGTTTGAAAAGGTGTATGGCGATTCCCTTTTCGACACAAACGACGATCTCTATGATTATCTGGTCAAGGTAGAGCCTTCTCAGCGGGCctacaaggagctggatgttgttgctgttctGACCGGGCGTCGCAAGTCCCAGGGAGACGCACGTGACTCTCTAAAGATTGTGGAGATTGAAGCCGAGACCAATCTCATCAAAATCAACCCTCTTGCCAACTGGTCGTTTGCCCAGGTCAAGAATTATATCGATTCCAACGACGTGCCTTACAACTCCTTGTTGGATAAGGGGTACCGATCTGTGGGCGATTTTCACTCAACTGTGCCGGTCAAGGAGGGCGAAAATGAGCGAGCCGGACGATGGAAGGGTAAACAGAAGACTGAGTGTGGCATTCATCAGCAGAAACGATTTGCTCAGTTCTCGGGGGTCAATGTTCGGGCTATTTAA
- a CDS encoding uncharacterized protein (Converted to coding from non-coding YALI0B08162g, similar to Saccharomyces cerevisiae SPE1 (YKL184W); ancestral locus Anc_4.282, some similarities with uniprot|P08432 Saccharomyces cerevisiae YKL184w ORD1 ornithine carboxylase fragment) has translation MGTLKSHSRHVELSIEYPIANVRVLERSFPSLLQLAKDLGLNVAGVSFHVGSGAGDPNAFLDAVRNAKRVFDQGAAIGMHLNTLDVGGGFSDDSFESSAAVLGDALDKYFPEESGVNLMAEPGRFFVSEAFTIASHVIARRIIENQNKAMLYLNDGVYGNMNCILFDHQEPVPKVLTYQGKFMYGERYQKQKSSQDVSVWGPTCDGIDCISKSCQLPVLLDVGDWMYFTSFGAYTVAASTTFNGFNSDCETLYVCSKKEVEQYIKL, from the exons ATGGGGACTTTGAAATCGCATTCTAGACATGTAGAGCTTTCGATTGAATACCCCATTGCCAATGTTCGGGTTCTGGAAAGGTCTTTTCCG TCGCTGCTCCAGCTTGCTAAGGATCTCGGTCTGAACGTGGCCGGTGTGTCTTTCCATGTGGGATCCGGCGCTGGAGACCCCAACGCCTTCCTGGACGCTGTGCGAAACGCTAAGCGGGTGTTTGACCAGGGAGCTGCCATTGGCATGCACCTCAACACTCTGGATGTCGGCGGAGGCTTCTCGGACGATTCCTTTGAGTCCTCTGCTGCCGTTCTGGGGGACGCTCTTGACAAGTACTTCCCAGAGGAGAGCGGAGTTAACCTCATGGCTGAGCCCGGCCGGTTCTTTGTGTCCGAGGCCTTCACCATTGCCTCTCATGTGATTGCTCGACGAATCATTGAGAACCAGAACAAGGCCATGCTCTACCTCAACGACGGTGTCTACGGAAACATGAACTGCATTCTGTTTGACCACCAGGAGCCCGTGCCCAAGGTTCTGACCTACCAGGGCAAGTTCATGTACGGTGAGCGAtaccagaagcagaagtCCTCGCAAGACGTTTCTGTGTGGGGCCCCACCTGCGACGGTATCGACTGCATTTCTAAGTCGTGCCAGCTACCTGTTCTTCTCGATGTCGGTGACTGGATGTACTTCACTTCCTTTGGTGCCTACACCGTGGCagcctccaccaccttcaacGGTTTCAACAGCGATTGTGAGACCCTGTACGTTTGCTCTaagaaggaggttgagCAGTACATCAAGTTGTAA
- a CDS encoding uncharacterized protein (Compare to YALI0B08184g, similar to Saccharomyces cerevisiae MET3 (YJR010W); ancestral locus Anc_5.154, highly similar to uniprot|Q8NJN1 Aspergillus niger and to to uniprot|P08536 Saccharomyces cerevisiae YJR010w MET3 ATP sulfurylase) produces MANTPHGGVLKDLLSRDQPIRGELLKESETLASILLSERQLCDLELILSGGFSPLEGFMNEKDYNGVVNDLRLADGALFSMPITLDVSQEDIDELKLKAGGRYTLRDFRDDSPLAIITVDDIYRPDKAVEAKKVFRGDPEHPAVKYLYNTAKEFYVGGKIQAINKLNHYDYVGLRYTPAELRQEFGKLGWNKVVAFQTRNPMHRAHRELTVRAARSRQANVLIHPVVGLTKPGDIDHFTRVRVYQALLPRYPNGMALLGLLPLAMRMGGDREAMWHAIIRKNYGATHFIVGRDHAGPGKNSKGEEFYGPYDAQKLVEKYKDELGIEVVPFQMMTYLPDSDEYMPKDEVPEGTKTLDISGTELRKRLKFGLPIPEWFSYPEVVKVLRESHPPRAKQGFTIFLTGHYNSGKDAIARALQVSLNQQAGRTTTLLLGETVRSELSAELGFSREDRHKNVQRIAFVAAELTRAGSAVIAAPIAPHEAGRKEARETVEQGGNFFLVHVNTPLEYCEATDRKGRFAAAKRGEIKGFTGVDDEYEVPSNADLVVDASQTQVRTIVHQIILLLESQGFFGN; encoded by the coding sequence ATGGCAAACACTCCTCATGGCGGTGTCCTCAAGGACCTTTTATCTCGAGATCAGCCCATTCGGGGCgagcttctcaaggagtcgGAGACTCTTGCCTCCATTCTGCTGTCGGAGCGTCAGCTCTGTGATCTGGAGCTGATTCTCTCCGGCGGCTTCTCTCCTCTGGAGGGCTTCATGAACGAGAAGGATTACAATGGCGTTGTCAACGATCTGCGTCTGGCCGACGGCGCTCTGTTCTCCATGCCCATCACTCTGGATGTGTCCCAggaggacattgacgagctcaagctcaaggctGGGGGCCGATACACTCTGCGGGACTTCCGAGACGACTCTCCTCTTGCAATCATCACTGTCGACGACATCTACCGTCCCGACAAGGCTgtggaggccaagaaagTCTTCCGAGGCGACCCCGAGCACCCTGCCGtcaagtacctgtacaaCACCGCCAAGGAGTTCTACGTGGGCGGTAAGATCCAGGCTATCAACAAGCTTAACCACTACGACTACGTCGGTCTGCGGTACACTCCCGCAGAGCTGCGTCAGGAGTTTGGCAAGCTGGGCTGGAACAAGGTGGTGGCTTTCCAGACCCGTAACCCCATGCATCGAGCCCACCGAGAGCTGACGGTGCGGGCTGCTCGATCGCGACAGGCCAACGTGCTGATCCACCCCGTGGTTGGTCTCACCAAGCCCGGAGACATTGACCACTTTACCCGAGTGCGAGTCTACCAGGCCCTGCTGCCCCGGTACCCCAACGGAATGGCTCTGCTGGGTCTGCTGCCCCTGGCCATGCGAATGGGAGGTGACCGAGAGGCCATGTGGCACGCCATTATCCGAAAGAACTACGGAGCCACTCACTTCATTGTGGGCCGAGACCATGCTGGTCCCGGCAAAAACTCCAAGGGCGAGGAGTTCTACGGCCCTTACGATGCCCAGAAGCTCGTGgagaagtacaaggacgagcTGGGAATCGAGGTGGTGCCTTTCCAGATGATGACCTACCTGCCCGACTCGGACGAGTACATGCCCAAGGATGAAGTTCCCGAGGGAACCAAGACCCTGGACATTTCCGGAACCGAGCTGCGAAAGCGACTCAAGTTTGGTCTGCCCATCCCCGAGTGGTTCTCCTACCCCGAGGTTGTCAAGGTGCTGCGAGAGTCccatcctcctcgagcCAAGCAGGGCTTCACCATTTTCCTCACTGGCCACTACAACTCCGGCAAGGACGCCATTGCCCGAGCGCTGCAGGTGTCTCTGAACCAGCAGGCCGGCCGAACCACCAccctgcttcttggcgaGACGGTGCGATCTGAGCTGTCTGCTGAGCTCGGATTCTCGCGAGAAGACCGACACAAGAACGTGCAGCGAATTGCCTTTGTGGCTGCCGAGCTCACCCGAGCCGGATCCGCCGTCATTGCCGCTCCCATTGCTCCCCATGAGGCTGGCCGAAAGGAGGCCCGAGAGACTGTTGAGCAGGGCGGCAACTTCTTCCTGGTCCATGTCAACACTCCTCTGGAGTACTGCGAGGCTACCGACCGAAAGGGTCGGTTTGCTGCCGCCAAGCGGGGTGAGATCAAGGGCTTCACCGGTGTCGATGACGAGTACGAGGTGCCCAGCAATGCTGATCTGGTCGTGGATGCTTCCCAGACACAGGTCCGAACCATTGTTCACCAGATCATTCTCCTGCTGGAGTCCCAGGGCTTCTTCGGCAACTAA
- a CDS encoding uncharacterized protein (Compare to YALI0B08206g, similar to Saccharomyces cerevisiae CUP2 (YGL166W) and HAA1 (YPR008W); ancestral locus Anc_8.106, uniprot|P45815 Yarrowia lipolytica Copper resistance protein CRF1), whose amino-acid sequence MVVIEGIKYACERCIRGHRVSSCTHTQQPLIRIKPKGRPATQCLHCREARKNKALHVKCKCGSSSSKHAATCPCYSGGGCICTNKHPQVLPPNSTTTGANGCIVINKAVLDEGSQQQAQQAQQQSQSQQAQQQQQQPQPQASPILQQPQMPTPVHTTNVTTPPVATPTHSHRALSTTPSLSPQPQSPHSPESALKSVNFLGRTNSSSSLSSLHSGRNKNRIEKVRPSHNSLSAASQLANSPSSPFYAVTPPAWVDSPTLVPTGALDASYLQILNDDLSSPLLDSDVFSSLDMEPVAHSNNNHGGIPTGGSRALASTDINFDRFESTSPSSILSSWNLWGGVGGSDAPEMSVAANPSASASASSIQTPPSSNATPEWVQGQQQPCSVSPADVMLPFKRDDQESVFLTEPLYL is encoded by the coding sequence ATGGTAGTCATCGAAGGAATCAAATACGCATGCGAACGATGCATCCGCGGCCACCGAGTGTCGTCGTGCACACACACCCAACAGCCGTTGATCCGGATCAAGCCCAAGGGACGACCCGCTACCCAGTGTCTGCATTGTCGAGAGGCCCGCAAAAACAAGGCACTCCACGTCAAGTGCAAATGTGGCTCCTCGTCCAGTAAACACGCCGCCACCTGCCCCTGCTACTCGGGCGGAGGCTGCATCTGCACCAACAAACACCCCCAGGTGCTGCCtcccaactccaccaccactggCGCCAACGGCTGCATCGTTATCAACAAGGCCGTCCTCGACGAGGGCtcccagcagcaggcccagcaggctcagcagcagtcgCAGTCTCAGcaggcccagcagcagcagcagcagccccagCCCCAGGCTTCTCCCATCCTGCAACAGCCCCAGATGCCCACACCCGTGCACACTACTAACGTGACCACACCTCCCGTGGCCACGCCGACACACTCGCACCGGGCCCTGTCGACCACACCATCGTTATCTCCTCAACCACAATCGCCCCACTCACCGGAGAGCGCCCTCAAGTCGGTCAACTTCTTGGGCCGAAcaaactcgtcgtcatccCTGTCGTCGTTGCACTCGGGCCGAAACAAGAACCGGATCGAAAAGGTGCGACCTTCGCATAACTCGCTGAGTGCCGCCTCCCAGCTGGCCAACTCGCCGTCATCGCCGTTCTACGCCGTGACGCCACCCGCCTGGGTCGACTCCCCCACCCTGGTGCCTACCGGTGCCCTCGACGCCTCGTAcctccagatcctcaaCGATGACCTTTCGTCGCCGCTGCTGGACTCGGACGTGTTCTCGTCGCTTGACATGGAGCCCGTGGCGCattccaacaacaaccacgGAGGCATCCCTACCGGCGGCTCTCGTGCCCTCGCATCTACAGACATTAACTTTGACCGGTTCGAGTCCACCTCGCCGTCGTCGATTCTGTCGTCGTGGAACCTTTGGGGTGGTGTCGGTGGCAGTGATGCGCCCGAGATGAGCGTGGCTGCCAACCCGTCGGCATCGGCATCGGCCTCCAGCATCCAGACCCCTCCCAGCAGCAACGCCACGCCGGAGTGGGTCCAGGGCCAGCAACAGCCTTGCTCGGTGTCCCCGGCAGACGTCATGCTGCCTTTCAAGAGGGATGATCAGGAGAGCGTGTTTTTGACGGAGCCGTTGTATCTTTAG
- a CDS encoding uncharacterized protein (Compare to YALI0B08228g, similar to Saccharomyces cerevisiae YRB30 (YGL164C); ancestral locus Anc_8.107, weakly similar to uniprot|P53107 Saccharomyces cerevisiae YGL164C Ran-specific GTPase-activating protein 30 (Ran-binding protein 30) (RANBP30)), which yields MEWLLAQAGATAVSFATRGGYSLATHYAVKTVKKFMEKVPPEDRKGLEKTRQRLETKILIISPAIDLIQLISARGNTSLSTTVALTRELKNDIVEFQQDMDQSMEDASVSVARVTEAMDLLLKRVEEAIPLIQLALTTSGACLSSDLPSNVSPARLLQAMDYVRQAEREWDTRRDVSRAANSSALGSIPTLKPDLNNTEPAQTGRSNTADLSHHDIQIGPTFSITTYTTFSSSTQIAWKEDMARATLSLFQTNKKYSYYLKLEENFNDGRYHDDQPRVSTIDVSKITRLFFSASGKLLEIEDSKSPVLVVKINEADLEKEEEEDGHKDEEDPEEKVTWLAIESWSRDVEEEEESEEFEEYDVDNSFDMSVTEDTPGKSRVFESPVKREGGGPPRDYDNPRDFLRSRDFSKYEGARDHHHVTSLSQQLDGLSIDSESRVSISLLEYLIRLLALQSNDQKSALEITDERLNLYLRDESRASDYEQSVPAVESQRTMSRPIAPDTPVVLGGRRGGRVGVPVSSSIGRGHVLHHNVGQGHLTGPGPSFGHVSASVSRPSSSAAPQTPMRNNQFSSFHTPNTKSAWEVDRVMRPSPLKRQ from the coding sequence ATGGAATGGCTACTTGCTCAGGCGGGCGCCACGGCAGTCTCGTTTGCCACCCGTGGCGGCTACTCGCTGGCCACCCATTACGCCGTGAAGACGGTCAAAAAGTTTATGGAAAAAGTTCCGCCAGAGGACCGCAAGGGACTGGAAAAGACACGACAGCGGCTGGAAACCAAGATTCTCATCATCTCGCCGGCAATTGATCTGATCCAGCTGATCTCAGCCCGAGGAAATACCTCGTTGAGCACTACGGTGGCGCTGACCCgcgagctcaagaacgacaTTGTGGAGTTCCAACAAGACATGGACCAGAGCATGGAGGACGCTTCTGTGTCGGTGGCGAGGGTCACGGAAGCGatggatctgctgctgaaacGGGTCGAAGAGGCAATTCCGCTGATTCAGCTCgccttgaccacctccggCGCCTGTCTGAGCTCAGACCTGCCCAGTAACGTGTCTCCAGCGAGACTATTGCAGGCAATGGATTACGTCAGACAAGCCGAAAGAGAATGGGACACCCGGAGAGATGTATCACGTGCCGCAAATTCCAGCGCCCTGGGATCCATTCCTACTTTGAAACCGGATTTAAATAACACTGAACCAGCCCAGACCGGTCGCTCAAATACCGCAGACCTGTCTCACCACGACATCCAAATAGGACCCACCTTCTCAATTACCACATACACaaccttctcctcgtcgacaCAAATAGCATGGAAAGAAGACATGGCCAGAGCAACACTGTCGCTCTTCCAGACCAACAAAAAGTACTCCTACTACCTGAAACTAGAGGAAAACTTCAACGACGGCCGTTACCACGATGACCAGCCGCGAGTCAGCACCATTGATGTGTCCAAAATCACCCGTTTGTTTTTCTCAGCCTCTGGAAAGCTGTTGGAAATCGAAGACTCCAAAAGTCCAGTCCTGGTAGTCAAAATTAACGAGGCCGATTTGGaaaaggaagaagaggaagatggGCACAAGGATGAGGAAGACCCGGAGGaaaaagtcacgtggctgGCAATCGAGagctggtcacgtgacgtggaggaagaggaggagtccgaggagtttgaggagtATGATGTTGACAACTCGTTTGATATGAGCGTCACCGAGGACACCCCCGGCAAGTCACGTGTATTTGAGTCGCCTGTGAAACGGGAGGGCGGTGGTCCGCCACGTGACTATGACAATCCTCGAGACTTTCTGCGGTCGCGCGACTTTTCCAAGTACGAGGgcgcacgtgaccaccaccacgtGACGTCGCTCtcgcagcagctggacGGCTTGTCCATCGACTCAGAGTCACGGGTCTCCATTTCTCTGCTGGAGTATCTCATTCGTCTTCTGGCTCTCCAGTCCAATGACCAAAAGTCCGCCCTTGAAATCACAGATGAGCGTCTTAATCTGTATCTCCGAgacgagtcacgtgctTCAGATTATGAGCAGTCTGTCCCGGCGGTGGAGTCTCAGCGTACAATGTCCAGACCCATAGCGCCCGATACTCCTGTGGTTCTTGGCGGTAGGAGAGGCGGACGGGTTGGGGTCCCTGTGTCTAGCAGTATAGGCCGAGGTCACGTGCTGCATCACAATGTTGGTCAGGGTCATCTGACTGGTCCCGGGCCGTcttttggtcacgtgtcaGCCTCGGTTTCGCGGCCCtcgtcttctgctgctcctcagaCTCCCATGAGGAACAATCAGTTTTCGTCGTTCCACACGCCGAATACCAAGAGTGCATGGGAGGTGGATCGGGTCATGCGACCGAGTCCGTTGAAGAGGCAGTAA